GCCTCCGACGACCGCGGGTGCAGCGCGGAAGACGAGATCCGCGTCCGCGGCGCCCGGACCGTACCGATAGTGGAGCCGCGTGAGCGTGAAGGCGCTGGCCGGGTTGCCGAAGAAGCGCCGCCGACCGCGCCTCGGGCCGGGCGCGGCCTGACCGGCGCCGACCACGTCGCCGCCCAGCGTCATGATGTCGGAGCCGGTGAGCGTCGGACCCGGGCAGGGGTCGCACGAGCCGGCCTGCCAGCTGTACTCGGTCACCACCGCGCCCGGGTTCACCTCCATCGTCTTGTCGAAGAGCGAGGCGTAGAAGGCGCCGAAGCGCGCGCGCGCGTTCGGGCGCACCTCGACGTTCGTCGGGATGAAGGCGTTCGGGTAGTTCGCGACCTCGTAGCGCTGGTTGCGCGCCAGCACGTGCACGATGAGGTCCTGCGTGCCGCTCGAGTTGATCAGCCCGAGCCGGATCGGGAGGCTGAAGGTGTCGCTGTCGTAGTGGAAGCGGAGCGGCGAGAGCATCGCGCGGCCGTTCTCGAACGTGACGCGCGATGGGTCGACCCGCGCGACGAAGAACTTCGTGCCCTGCTCGACGTACGGCCGCAGCGCCGCCTCCGCGCCCTGCGGGATGTGGTAGCCCTCCTGGCGCAGCCAGGTGTCGAGCCCGCCCGAGTCGCGCGCGCTCAGGATCACGATGTCGTACTCGCCGACCGAGAACTCCGCCTCGACGGTGACGCCGAGGTCGGCCCCGCCTCCGCCCGCGCGGCCACGGGCCGCCGACCGAGGCGCCATGCTCCGCCGCCGCATGCGGCGCTCGGGACGGGGCGGCTGACACGGATCCTGCTCCCAGTACTCCACGAGCCGCGGCGCCGCGAGGCGATCGACCCGACCGAAGACGTCCCGCGGGAGCGTGCGCACGTCGTCCTCCTGCAGCACCACGGGGACCGGCACGACCATCGCGAAGCGCTCGGGCGGGCCCTGATAGCTGTTCTGCACGGACAGCACGGTGCGCGTGCCCTCGCGCATCAGCACCACCATCGACGCGTCGTTGTAGAGCGACGTCTCCGCGCCGCCCACGTAGAAGCCGCAGAAGGCGTGCGCGCCCGCGGGCACGAACACCGACAGCGCGATCAGCAGCGGCGCCAGCGGCCGGGACATTCTCGACACGAGCTCTGTCATCTCTCCCCCATCTCTCTCGGTCCTCTCGGCGTCTTTTCCTCGAGGTCTCCTCGAGGGTGGCGACGACGCGTCGTTTCGTGACGAAGATCTTCGCCCGTCACGCGGTGGGACGTCGAGCGGGTCTCCCGCATTGGCAAAGGCGCTATGTTCTCGCCGCCATGTCGAGACGCGCCAGCTGTGCCTTCGGTCTGCTCCTCCTGGCCTGCGGCGGCACGCCCGCGCCCCCGGCGAGCCCCGCGGCTGATGCCGTCGTGCTCAGCGTGGTCGGCACCAATGACCTGCACGGCCGCGTGCACGCGCTGCCCGTCTTCGGCGGCTATGTTCGAGCCCTGCGCGCGGCCCGCGCCGACGACGGCGCCGTGATCCTCCTCGACGGCGGCGACATGTTCCAGGGCACGCTCGAGTCGAACCTGGCCGAGGGCGCGCCCGTCGTCGCCGCGTATCAGGCGCTCGGCTACGACGCGGTCACGATCGGCAATCACGAGTTCGACTACGGCCCCGAGGGCCCCGCGTCCGTGCCGCAGGAGGAAGGCGACGATCCCCGCGGCGCCCTGCGCGCCCGCGCTCGCGGCGCGTCGTTCCCCTTCCTCACCGCGAACCTGCTGCAGGAGAGCGGGGAGCGCGTGGCGTGGGAGAACGCGCCTCCGTCGGTGCTGCTCGAGCGGGTCGGCGTCGCGGTCGGCGTGATCGGCGTGACCACCGAGGAGACCCTCCGCACGACCATCGCGGCGAACGTGGCGGATCTCCGCATGGCGCCCCTCGCCGAGCGCATCGCGCGCGAAGCCGAGGCCCTGCGTGGACGCGGGGCGCAGGTGATCCTCGTCGCCGCGCACGCGGGCGGCGAGTGCGAGGCCTTCGAGGATCCGGACGACCTCAGTTCGTGTGATCCGTCGGCGGAGATCTTCGCGGTGGCCCGCGCGCTCCCCGCGGGAGCGGTCGACGTGATCGTCGGCGGGCACACCCACGAGGGCGTGGCGCACGTCGTCAACGGCATCGCGATCATCGAGTCCTACGCCTACGGGCGCGCCTTCGGCCGGGTGGATCTCGTGGTCGCGCCCGATGGAGCCGTGCTCGAGCGGCGCGTGCACGCCCCGCGGGAGCTCTGCGCGACGGGCGAGCCGAGCGCGGGCGACTGCGTCCCGGGCGACTACGAGGGGCGCGCGGTGACGCCCGATCCCGAGGTCGCGGAGCTCGTCGCGCCCGCGATCGAGGCCGCGCGTGGCGCCCGCGAGCGTCCCTTGGGCGTCACGCTGACGGCGCCCTTCACCCAGACGCGCTACGCGGAGAACGCGCTGGGCAACCTCTTCACCGATCTGATGCGCGCCGCCCACCCGGAGGCCGACGTGGCGCTGACCAACGGCGGCGGCCTGCGCGCCGATCTCCCGGCCGGGCCGCTCACCTACGGCGCGCTCTACCTCGCGTTCCCGTTCGACAACCGCTTCGCCACCCTCGAGGTCACGGGCGCGCAGCTCGCCGCGATCGTGCGCGAGAACCTCGAGGACGACGGCAGCTTCTTCTCGCTCTCGGGCGTGCGCGCCGTGGCCCGCTGCGAAGGCGGCGCGCTGGAGGTGACGCTGACGCGCGAGGACGGCGCCCCCATCGCGCCCGACGCGCGCCTCGTGCTGGTCACCACCGACTACGTCGCGACGGGCGGGGACGGGTTCGAGGCGGCGGACGTCACGGTGCACGAGGCCCGCACGGTCCGCGACGGGATGTCCGTCGCGCTCGAGGCGGTCGGCGGCCAGCTCGCGCCGGGCGAGCGCTTCGACCCGCG
The window above is part of the Sandaracinaceae bacterium genome. Proteins encoded here:
- a CDS encoding bifunctional UDP-sugar hydrolase/5'-nucleotidase, translating into MSRRASCAFGLLLLACGGTPAPPASPAADAVVLSVVGTNDLHGRVHALPVFGGYVRALRAARADDGAVILLDGGDMFQGTLESNLAEGAPVVAAYQALGYDAVTIGNHEFDYGPEGPASVPQEEGDDPRGALRARARGASFPFLTANLLQESGERVAWENAPPSVLLERVGVAVGVIGVTTEETLRTTIAANVADLRMAPLAERIAREAEALRGRGAQVILVAAHAGGECEAFEDPDDLSSCDPSAEIFAVARALPAGAVDVIVGGHTHEGVAHVVNGIAIIESYAYGRAFGRVDLVVAPDGAVLERRVHAPRELCATGEPSAGDCVPGDYEGRAVTPDPEVAELVAPAIEAARGARERPLGVTLTAPFTQTRYAENALGNLFTDLMRAAHPEADVALTNGGGLRADLPAGPLTYGALYLAFPFDNRFATLEVTGAQLAAIVRENLEDDGSFFSLSGVRAVARCEGGALEVTLTREDGAPIAPDARLVLVTTDYVATGGDGFEAADVTVHEARTVRDGMSVALEAVGGQLAPGERFDPRAPRVFYEGSRPLRCR
- a CDS encoding DUF2330 domain-containing protein; the protein is MSRPLAPLLIALSVFVPAGAHAFCGFYVGGAETSLYNDASMVVLMREGTRTVLSVQNSYQGPPERFAMVVPVPVVLQEDDVRTLPRDVFGRVDRLAAPRLVEYWEQDPCQPPRPERRMRRRSMAPRSAARGRAGGGGADLGVTVEAEFSVGEYDIVILSARDSGGLDTWLRQEGYHIPQGAEAALRPYVEQGTKFFVARVDPSRVTFENGRAMLSPLRFHYDSDTFSLPIRLGLINSSGTQDLIVHVLARNQRYEVANYPNAFIPTNVEVRPNARARFGAFYASLFDKTMEVNPGAVVTEYSWQAGSCDPCPGPTLTGSDIMTLGGDVVGAGQAAPGPRRGRRRFFGNPASAFTLTRLHYRYGPGAADADLVFRAAPAVVGGRGTPDPRGRFERDVQQSSVNNFQGRYAILHRWRGPIACAQPRRGIWGGPPNGAAPRAEAALDLATQPRRGVRLQRFLRRGIPELARPNRRRRGGAGRAPAPLDRSGWKASLTPMPAREVGASAAMMGCRVNPRSAAPSVLLLGALGIGLFFVSRRRS